Genomic segment of Octadecabacter arcticus 238:
GCAATAAGCGACATCGAAACGATCAGTGATTTTAGCATAGGACCTCCATGTGTTGGCCGCAGGTTAACGCACCATCACAGCAGCGCAATCACAACCGCGACAGCAAGGGTCATGGCCCAAGCCTTCCACAGCAAGCCGATGGCGCGGTCCACATCGTTTGGTCCGGCGTCCTTGCGCCCATCGGGATTCACCCACGGGAACGCCTCGTGCGTACCATCATAACTGCGCGGTCCCGACAGCGACACGCCAAGGGCAGGGGCCATCGCCGCCTCGGGCCAGCCGGCATTCGGGGACCGGTGCAACGCCGCATCATCAATGATGTCGCGCCACGATGCTTTCTGTTCAGCAACGGTCCAAATCAGAAGCGCTGTTAGCCGTGCTGGAATCCAGTTCAGCACATCATCAAACTTCGCAGCCGCCCAACCAAACGCCTCATACTTTTCGGTCCGATAGCCAATCATGCTGTCAGCGGTGTTCACGATCTTATAGACCAGTAGCCCGGGTAATCCCGCAACTGTGAACCAGAACACCGGCGCAATCACCCCGTCGCTCAGGTTTTCGGCAGCGCTTTCAATCGCCCCGCGCGCGACCGCAGGCCCGTCCATGCTGCGCACGTCGCGCCCCACGATCATTGCAACCGCATCGCGCCCGTCGCTGACGGACAGGCGCAACGCATCCGCAACCCTTTGTACATGCTGCACCAAAGACCGATGCGCCAGCAGCATCGCGCCGACGATTACCTCAGCCCAAATACCCGGCAGGGCAGCCATAACCAGCCCGACAACCAGCGCCGCCCCGACCAGCACCACCAGAGCCAACAGGCCAGCCCGGCGTGTTTTGTTGTTCAGCGCCGCATCCAGTTTTGCCACGACGCGGCCCATCACAATGGCGGGATGGGGCACGCGGTCCCACAGCCACTTCGGCTCCCCGAAAATCGCGTCCAGCACCATGGCCAAAACCAACGCCATCAGCGCAATCCAGCGACAGTCGCGTCAAGCTGGTCCCACCTGTCAGGGTGCGGCAAGCCCAGCCGCAGCCACGTCTTGGAATATGGAAAAATCCGGCTCCAGACATGGTGCCGCGCCAGATGGTCCTGCGCCGCGGAGGCATCCTCAACGGCGTATGTGCGAAACAAATCCGTCCCACCCGCCAGCTTCCAGCCCACCAAGCAATCCAACCGCGCTGCATCCGTCGCTAGTCGTTCCCGCGCCGCATCCGCCCACGCCAAATCCTCTAACGCCCGCGCGCCGATTTCCAACGCAGGCCCCGACACTGCCCAAGGCCCCAGATGGTCCCGTAACCGCTGCGCCAACACGGGCGAACATATGGCAAAGCCAAGCCTTGCCCCCGCCAACCCCCAAAATTTCCC
This window contains:
- the cbiB gene encoding adenosylcobinamide-phosphate synthase CbiB, with product MALVLAMVLDAIFGEPKWLWDRVPHPAIVMGRVVAKLDAALNNKTRRAGLLALVVLVGAALVVGLVMAALPGIWAEVIVGAMLLAHRSLVQHVQRVADALRLSVSDGRDAVAMIVGRDVRSMDGPAVARGAIESAAENLSDGVIAPVFWFTVAGLPGLLVYKIVNTADSMIGYRTEKYEAFGWAAAKFDDVLNWIPARLTALLIWTVAEQKASWRDIIDDAALHRSPNAGWPEAAMAPALGVSLSGPRSYDGTHEAFPWVNPDGRKDAGPNDVDRAIGLLWKAWAMTLAVAVVIALL